The Falco naumanni isolate bFalNau1 chromosome 1, bFalNau1.pat, whole genome shotgun sequence genome window below encodes:
- the DRD5 gene encoding D(1B) dopamine receptor — MLRGGRSPLPAAASPSGGARGAAGAPGAAQVAAGSLLALLILWTLFGNVLVCAAIVRYRHLRSKVTNIFIVSLAVSDLLVALLVMPWKAVAEVAGYWPFGAFCNVWVAFDIMCSTASILNLCVISVDRYWAISSPFRYERKMTQRLALVMIGVAWTLSVLISFIPVQLNWHRGRDVVAAGDIGDGFGTGWAAAGAVTTWADDMSTTWVALAAMRPSEGTSGSNETLAGHSESCDSSLNRTYAISSSLISFYIPVAIMIVTYTRIYRIAQVQIRRISSLERAAEHAQSCRSNHVDCHHHKSLKSSIRKETKVLKTLSVIMGVFVCCWLPFFILNCMVPFCESPPSDPHAGLPCVSETTFNIFVWFGWANSSLNPIIYAFNADFRKVFSNLLGCGQFCSSTPVETVNISNELISYNQHTLFHKEIVTAYVNMIPNVVDCEENREDPFDRMSQISPDHEIATDSICELDCEGEVSLGKITPFTPNGLH; from the coding sequence ATGCTGCGGGGCGGCCGGAGCCCGCTGCCGGCGGCCGCGAGTCCCtccggcggggcgcggggggcggcgggcgcccCCGGGGCGGCGCAGGTGGCGGCGGGCAGCTTGCTGGCGCTGCTCATCCTCTGGACGCTCTTTGGGAACGTGCTGGTGTGCGCGGCCATCGTCCGCTACCGGCACCTGAGGAGCAAGGTGACCAACATCTTCATCGTCTCCCTGGCCGTCTCGGACCTGCTAGTGGCTCTGCTAGTCATGCCCTGGAAAGCGGTGGCCGAGGTGGCCGGGTACTGGCCCTTTGGGGCCTTCTGCAATGTCTGGGTGGCCTTCGATATCATGTGCTCCACGGCCTCCATCCTGAACCTGTGCGTGATCAGCGTGGACAGGTACTGGGCTATTTCCAGCCCCTTCCGCTATGAGAGGAAGATGACCCAGCGGCTGGCTCTGGTGATGATTGGTGTGGCATGGACTTTGTCTGTGCTCATCTCCTTCATCCCCGTCCAGCTCAACTGGCACAGAGGTCGGGATGTCGTTGCTGCTGGTGATATTGGAGATGGCTTTGGCACTGGCTGGGCAGCGGCAGGTGCTGTCACCACCTGGGCAGACGATATGAGCACCACATGGGTGGCATTAGCAGCAATGAGACCCTCGGAGGGGACCTCTGGCAGCAATGAGACCCTCGCTGGACACTCAGAGAGCTGTGACTCCAGCCTCAACAGGACTTACgctatttcttcctccttgatCAGTTTTTATATTCCGGTGGCTATCATGATAGTTACCTACACTCGAATCTACCGCATTGCCCAGGTGCAGATACGTCGTATCTCTTCACTGGAGAGGGCAGCTGAACATGCGCAAAGCTGCCGGAGCAACCATGTTGACTGCCACCATCACAAGAGCCTCAAGTCCTCCATCAGGAAAGAAACCAAGGTGTTGAAGACTCTCTCTGTCATCATGGGCGTCTTTGTCTGCTGCTGGTTGCCCTTCTTCATCCTGAACTGCATGGTTCCCTTCTGCGAGAGCCCACCCAGTGACCCCCACGCTGGCCTTCCCTGTGTCAGTGAGACCACCTTTAATATCTTCGTCTGGTTTGGTTGGGCCAACTCCTCCCTCAACCCTATCATCTATGCCTTCAATGCTGACTTTAgaaaggtcttctccaacctccTGGGTTGTGGTCAGTTTTGCTCTAGTACTCCAGTGGAGACTGTTAATATAAGCAATGAGCTTATCTCTTACAACCAGCACACCCTTTTCCATAAGGAGATAGTGACAGCTTATGTTAACATGATCCCAAATGTGGTTGACTGTGAGGAAAATCGCGAGGACCCTTTCGATAGGATGTCCCAGATCTCCCCTGACCACGAGATTGCCACTGACTCGATCTGTGAGCTGGACTGCGAGGGGGAGGTTTCACTAGGCAAAATAACACCTTTCACTCCAAATGGTTTACATTAA